tatgaacttggaaattaaagatttaaaatccagatatttttgtaaacatttagggttctattttaacaatctaagcgcatTATCTAAAAGatgtgtccgaatccacttttgctaatttagcATCtggaaaatggtttgtgcgccaagTGCACAGTCTAAAATAGTTGCTTGCACCATGCCGATTCCCTATTTAAATGGCAGAATTTGTAAACTAAAAAACTAAGCAGAGAAAGCAGACCATTAGTTTaagattaatatttaaaaaaattatttgttttatttctatttaaattgttgttatttttgtattaaaacatttggattctttttaaaagtaattttctttcagtcatggaagtagaaatagcaggcttttaattgctgtaaatgtatggatagCCTACATGATCAGTAATTACCCATTTTTCTGACTTCTATTGAGGCTTGCTTCTGGAGTCCATTACTGTCTGTAACAGTCACCTTGTAGGTCCCCATATCCTCTTGGCTTAAATTCTTGATCCGCAAAAGTGCTTTATCCTTTTCCTTCTCCAAAGATATTTTGTCTGCATTGACCGTTATTCTCACATTCACATTTCCTCTTTCACGCTCCCATGTCACTATGTCGATCTTATCCTCtggattttttataaaaacagctTCCAAAACCAGGGTTTCACCCAAAGCCACATACAAGGGTCCTCCAGTTTTAAACTGCACTGATATTCCACCATGAACAAACACCAGCACTGATGACAAGAAATTGAATACCATTAGTTTGTTGAAGTAATGTTAGTGGAAACAAATGGTTAGCATACACAGGTTATATGGGAGTCAAGCAATTTCATTTAATAAGATCAGACAACTCACTGTGAGACAACATAAACAGAAACCAGACCAGCATCCATAAACCCATGACACCTGAACATTCAGAGATAATTAGAGCAATAAAACATATACAATTCAAAGCTAATTAAATAAGAAGATAACATTAGACTTTGTTACTTATGGAAAATAACCCAAGACTATTAATATTTCAGGTTTGTTTTGAATTTTATGTCAATAATATAGATATTAGATAGCCTAGCTATTATTTTTTCGGCCTACTTACCTTGACTTTTGAATCTTAAAGTTTAATGTTCCGTGTCATGTTCTGTTTGCCGTTGTAGGTTATTGGATCTTCTCTCTGTGAAGACTTCAGGACAAATACTCGTTCTGCGGAACTCCACAAATGGGCCGGCCGAAAACGGGGGCGTGTCTGGAAATTAATAAGAACATCAGCATAGTTTTATTTTCGTGACATGTTATAATTCATCTTTTTAGGGAGGTTACCCACACAGGGAGCCAGGAAAAGGTATTTATAGgttataaaaaaatactgatggggtacgtcatcaagcctggtttatttctttatttcagTGAACTAAGCATTACATCCACAAGTCAAGCAATTTACAACAATATACGATtacctaaaaataataatcaacttgataattgttaatattctaaaaCAAGATAGTCGCTTCAGTTGAGAAAAATGTAAAAGGTACTTTTATTGTAAAATTCGAGTCTGTATTTGGCGTTTGTCAGTgtcttctgttttttttttagtttttgttcttgtcttctgtttttttttttagtttttgttcTTTATTTTTGATTTGCGAATGTAATGTAGTTGACTAATAAAAGCAGGCTCCCAGGCTGCAAccttctgattgagaaacgAGCGCAgtttgttcgacttcatgcggcgccactagaactgacaggcggatgacgtcaaagttccgcgagacgAAATCAGACTTCATATGATTTCTTAAAttgttctcgcggtactctgacgtcatacgcttgtcggttcttgcggcgccgtatgaagtcaaacaagcgTTACACAAAGGATGGGCGTGGCTTGTGGTCTAGTAGTTTTCAGATGGCTATGTTTGGAGAACTTCGGTGTGCAATTTGTAAGtaataaaaacttattttaaatcgacagtgtgtgtgtgtgagacactACAACgcgtttttatttagtttattatattgttatatattcatatttgtttttctgaTATAGTAACGATGCACCTGTGTTAGCCAAGTGATAACAGAACAGGTAAATCAGGAAGTAAACACGCGCGTCAGGTTCTCAGACCAAACACGTACTTTATGAAGATGAAATCTAAAAGAAGTAGTCTTTTTAGTAAGTATACATTACAGTATATTTCATGAAAATACAATCAATAACCCTAATGGActgtaatgtttatttattgattCATACGATGATTATTTCTGTAATACGATCGTATATTATGTTTATACATACTGTAATATGTTAATATGTTAATATGTTATAGATTGAAACTAACATTATGTTTGTGTTTAGGCTCTCCAGACTGACATGAACATCCTGCTGCATCCTGCTGTTGTTTTCATATTGACAGGTGAGAGAAATAAAGATTTCAAGTTTCACTTCACGCCACACCTTATTCATTCACCTTTACCTGCATTCTTCACTTGTATTCGTTCATTAATTCATGCCTTTTACTATGCTTTCATAACATTACATAGTAAAAGGAACAAAGCTTGTACACATACTGATATACATGTAGTTGACATAATTTAATAATGGTTTATTTCAAGAAGATATGATACTTAAATGAtacacattaaagggacacttgaAAGCAGCTGACTTTTCATAAGGGACTGATCTAATGCAATGACAACAGGACTGAAGTCTGACTTTGGTCTCCATTAATACATTTCTGGTTCCACCAGGTCTGGCTTTGGTCGTCGTGTGTTTGGACCCTGTTCCCATTCAGTTTGTGAAAAACCCAGTGCTGGTGGCGTCGGGAAACAATGCGATCTTCACGATACAGACGGCTTCTGATGCGTCCCTTATCAGATGGATTACTCCAGGAAACATCACACTGGCCATGTGGACGAACGGATTGCCGGTTTTACTACAAGTACCCGGATACCAGGGCAGAATCTCTGTTACCGCCACTCAGCTTACAATCACCAACAGCCAGCTTAGTGATTCTGGCACTTATAGTGTCTCAGTCGAACCTTCTGCATCCAGTGGACTCGGGGTTAACACACAATCGATACAGCTCAAAGTGTTGGGTAAGATTTTCAATTAGCTAAGTGTTGCAGACTTGCACAAAATCTTGCAGCATCATTTAGTTTAAAACGACAAGATTTAATGCAATTTCAGTTGAATGTCTACCCTGCACATTCTTCagtcacatgcacacacagcacactgCTTACTGAAGGGCCATTGAGGCCACACCCCCTGCATGTACTTGCATTCATCCATAACATGCACAGATCATTTCTTGAATTctgcacacaaaataatgtcaaaatgtcCATCTTTACGAGATATTACATAcagtaaatgtgtttaaaacttccttgtgctgtgtgtaagcTAGCGTGCAACAACAAAATGCcattttaaagacaaatacacTCACTGACTGAGAAAACATTTAGGTGAGATAATTAAAGTTGTGTCTAAAAATACCCCTCCCAAACACTTACTCCCCTGAAATAAAAATGTCCTCGGCTCTATATAtcacttaaaggcggggtgcattatttttgaaaaacactttggaaaagggagtcgggccgactaccaaacacacttgtagccaatcagcagtaaggcgCGTGTCTATGAACAACATCGTtgtctgggttgcgtatgtgtgggggaggtctattaaaagaaggtccagattctattcgGGTAGgagcgtgtttgtttaggtgatttcaaatgtccacattggctttcagaaataatacaccccgcctttaagggaGGATCATCCAGGCATTGACTACCACAGAAGCCACACTTTCTAGTGATGGGAAAAacaaagcttttcgaagcttcgaatcaattgaaccaattgcttcgcaAATTGATTCCGTTTTTAAAAGCGTTCGTAACACCACACACGCTGatgacacctgctggtcaaaatagtgtaaaagcagcaaaatctgtccaaacatttgacactttttacaaaataatagcaagattgttctaaaaatatgtttttaagaaaaataagttatttgatttaattaagacataattaaaagtgtattctgtgtttttagttttatttttgccaaacaattcattaaaacaaactctgtttaattatgcacattttttgtcattaaatctgtctataaacaaaaagtagacaaaatggtcgtgttattagtcagaaggatgaatgttttatgaacttttattATAAAACTGACCCAAGTTCAcctacactggtcatttgtgatcaactccccctagtggtaaATCGTTGGATTTTCGAAAcggttatgacgtaatgaagcatcgtttgctaaaatcacgtgactttggaaagtttgaaacaagctccaaACCAATGATTTGAAACAAAAGatttcgtaaatgtttcgaatcGCCCATCAATACTTTctgcatttttacagtttaactAGCAAATACCAAAATGTGTTTATACAGTATCTAGCTAGCTAGCCAGTTTATCTATTTGTAAGCTAGCActattatgtaaggaataattgactacGGGCCAttaaattataagaaaataatcgCGTCGTGCCGTTACACCGacggtgtgcattattttcaaataattcaaaggaccggagtcaattattccgcttataccacggttaccacaaacattactctggtgcctatttttaagacatttcacaagttaggtgtgcggttatcgaaaattaatgcatacccacggaacatttctcagccaatcagaatacagcattcaacagacccgtggtataaaataactataatgtttattatggtttTGTTTTACTCAATGAAAAAATCAATTAAAGACATAATTTTTAAATTTTGTattaccttgcatgcatgtctgcttataaccaaactaaatgttttttatgtttgtatatgatatagtttatatacattttccTGATGTGATGTGTCTGGCTTTGAATTTTCAGATGCTGTGAATGGAGTGACTTTGTCTCTACCCGGGGTGCCTCAGGAAGGCAAAAACATGTCATTGCTTTGCAAATGGTCAGCGGGCACTGATGTCAATGTGCTTTGGGGTAAAGGAGGTGGTGCACTGTCCTCTGACACCCGCATTACAATCAATGGTGGATCTCTGGTCATCAGTCCGGCCAGTAGAGATGATTCAGGACAATATACATGCACGGTCAACAACTCTGTCAGTGCTCGAACTGCCAGCTCCAGCCTCAGCGTTTACTGTaagtaaaaaaagaaatgattcACTGTACAGTAAAATTATCCATTCTGAATATGCATCATTGCTGTAAGATTTTAAAATCCAACTCTAGTGATGCATAATAGCATTAAACAGGATTTATAATCCCTAACTCTGTCGGGTCTCCAGATGGTCCAGATGCCCCACAGTTGAATAAGACCTCATCTGCGTGCGTTGGTGGAGGAGACGCAACAGTCGGCCAAACCGTCCATCTCACCTGCACATCCGCATCTCTACCTCCAGCTTCATTCTCGTGGGAACTTAACGGCCAACCGGTGACCGCGGGCCAGTCGGGCACTGGCGTGCTGGATCTGCAGATCTACTCGACCAGTCAGGGTGGCCGTTACACCTGCACAGCACGAAATGACATCACAGGGGCGACATCTGCGCAGCAGATTGATGTGCTCATTGTAGGTGAGTAAATGTCCTTGGCCGCACTTCTGTGACTGATCGGTTCATTTTTTTGCGTGTCATTCATTTCCTCGTCTGGTGAGTAAGTAATCAAACACAGATTGATGAATGCAAGTTTTACCACAACGGAAGAAATTTTCTTCCACCTGcaatgattttatttattttattggacACAGTCCTAGTCTTGTTCTGTCTTTATTTATGTCTTCTGTTATAAATGGGGTTTGCAAAGTCAAGCATCAATCACAAAAACCTAGACATGCACCTCTTCCTGCACGATAAACATGAACAAtaatactgaaaaaacacaataGCAACTTCCCAGAAAATCCTATGAATTGTCATTTATGCTTTTCCTGGAAGCAAGTTATATAATATTAACCAGTTATAATCCTTCTTTAAATCTCTCTCTAGGCACTTGTCTCAGTGGAGGAGCTGTGGCAGGTATCGTTATTGCCTGTTTTGTTGCGCTCCTCATAATTATCATTGTCATTATTGTGCTTTTGCGACAAAGAAAAGGTATATATCATCTTTATTACTGCTGTTTGTTGTTGTGTGTTATGATGCTGGAGGGTAAAGACTGACATGCGTGCGTGTTTATAATTGCAGTTGATCAAAGAGTCAAGGAAGCTTTTGAACTTCAGAAAGCAAACCAGAATAACGGCCACATGGTAAACACAAGTTATTTTCTTCATTTTAATATTCTGCTGTGTGTATTGTAAAGTAATGGGAATGTGAAAGTTATAttttggttctcaaactggCGGGTTTGAGAGGGTGCCAGTGGGACCcagttttatgactttttacataatatattaatttattaatttttagaaaaataaggctactaaccaaacaACACTACATTTGaatcatttaatgttttgtttaaatttgagattgttttatatCATTAATTTGTTTCGGGGGGCTATAAAGGGATGCACCAACAAAGGGGGGCTCAAACCGaaaagtttaaaggaaaacattaccatttttcaatattttactatgttcttatctcaacttagacaacttaatacatacctatcttttttcaatgcatgcacttaatctttgtacagtgtgtcatgaatgtgttagcatttagcctagccccattcattccttaggatccaaacaggaataaCATTTTGAAGCCACCatacacttccatgttttccctatttaaagaccaTTACATGATTAGTTatatgagtaagtatggtggcacaaaataaaacgtgctgattttttaagcggataaaaatgagaactatattgtatggcggaagagcacttagtttgcagcactttgacctcggcCCAAAAGTCGCCATGGGTCTGGTTGCTTAGCTATGAAAGACAACACGGAAGCACTTTGAAAGAAAGACACGCGTTTAACACACGTTTCACGTTTTAAGGCATGACACATGAACGGCCATGGGGCGTTGTAATGTGTATCGAAATATcggaaatgtgtttagaaaccatATTCCCGTTATTGGAATATACAGTGAATTATATTGATATTGAATTATTGTCCAGCCCTACCACCAGAACAATGTTTGTGGTAAACCGTGATATAAGCGGAATAAGTGACTCCGGTccttattatttgaaaataatgcacacctgcgtCGTGCCggattaccaccttgggtgtccattattttcgaataattcaactgAAGTCTACATAGATATCAGGCAGACACATGAGTGAAACGATTGTACAGCTAGTTTATAGATGTAGTCTTTGAGAAATTTTATGGCCTGATAAAGAGCATTTAACACCACTGCTTTAATGCTTATCAATAAGGACCTTTCTTTCAGGTTTCTGTTCCTCCACtgcacaacaacaataatcctCCTGTCAATGGAAACCTAAACAACTCGAGCTCACAGAACCAGCAGATCTTTACCAGTCTTCCCAATAACAGCAATGGGAACATTCATGCAACGGCACAAAACGGCCTTGGCAACACCAACCCACTCCGTCACAATGGACATCTGAGCACTGATGCTTTCCAGCACAACCTAAGTGCACTTTCAAACAATGGCTATCCATATCCAAACAACTCCAGGTCGAACCCACAGCCTGCCCAACAGAATCCTAACATTTTGATTCAAACGGGTAATTCTCAACCTGGTGCGCCTGTCCCTACAGTTCATGTAAACCTCAACACGTTGCCAAATACTGACCAGCACATAAGCGCACAGCCTCACACAGTCAATGTCAATCTCAACACGTACCCTCAAGAAGCAAGCCACCCAAGTCACCAACACGCTGACCAGAGGGAAAGCACGACACAGAGACAAAACACTAACCCCGAtcatctgaatccatctcaggGTGGCTCTCCACGATCGGATAATACAGCACAGACCGGGGTTGACGATGCTTTGAATAGATCTCATCAACCCAGTGGACTCATTCAGACCAGTTACTCGCATCCTAGTAACCGAACAGATACCAGACGTCGCCCTGACAACTCGCAGTCATCGAAAGAAGAGCCTCCCCGACGTTCCAACCCAACTCAGATGCCGTGGGACCTTTGGCGGGGGACACCAGCTTACCCCAACCCCCAAAATGACAACTCCGACAGCGGTGGATCCTCAGAACGGCGGCCTAGATCTCCACGAGACGCACGGGGTGCTCGTTCCGGTCAGAGGCACAGAGTTGCAGAACCTCCCAACCCCCAAGTTGACAGCTCGGACAGCGGTGGATCCTTAGAGCGGCGGCCTAGATCCCCACGAGACGCACGGGGTGCTCGTTCCGGTCAGAGGCACAGAGTTGCCGAACCTCCAAGTGGGGTGACCCAGACAGCTCCTGCGACCCGAGGAAGAGACCCCCAGAGATCGGTCGCACCTAACCACTCTCAAATCGGCCCCGATGTGCAGAACATTATACAGTCTCAAAACCAGACCGCCCCTAGACAAGCAGTAACTCAGGCCCGACTCCCTCAGAGTCAGAACTTTCCTCAGAATCTACCTCAAGAAGCAACCATACTTTATCACACCGAGACACACGATCGTCCTCGGACACAAGCGACCCATCCACAAGCACAAACGGGTGCCAGAGCAAATCACACGCAGACCATGCCACAGCCGTCTAGCCCTCTAACTCAGGAAGCCCTTCGCCAGCACACCATCCAGACGGAGAACCCCTTCATCAACCAAAACCAGCAGACTCAAGCCGTCCTGCAGACGGAGAACCCCTTCATCAACCAAAACCAGCAGACTCAAGCCGTCCTGCAGAACCCCGGTGCTCCATCTAAACCTTCTCAACCCACACAGAAGCTCAACAAAGCAGGTAAGAAGCCACCCACTCCACCTCCGGTGCTGCAGCCAGCCGAGTTCCAGGCGCTGCCACGGGAACGCGTGCACCAGACGCGCAACCTCCAGCCTGTGCATGTGGTCCGGCAACCCGTTCACATGCCACAACCACACAGATCTCCAAACATGCACAGGCAGACTCGAGTATGGCATACAAGCCCTCAGCGAATGCCAGGCATGCCCCCAGGCATGCACCCAGGCATGCACCCAGGCATGCACCCAGCCATGCACCCAGGCATGCACCCAGGCATGCACCCAGCCATGCATGGACAGCCTGCACATGTGCGGCAGGTGAGTCGCAGCTCTTGTCTGTATTGTCTTGTATGTTAATGCACTTATGTGTGATTCTGCATCAGGGATTAAACTCAAGAATCACACGCTGTAGACCTAACACATAAAAAGCATTGCAGATAGCAGTGAGTAAGGCAaactagatcagtggttctcaactctgtTCCTGTAGGCCCACTGCATATGgatctctactaatgagctgatgatttaaatcaggtgtgttaaataagggagacatacaaaatgtgcagagcagtgggcctccaggaaaaacgttgagaaccactgaactAGATGACCTTCTTGTGTGTGGAGAGAGCTGGAAATTGTTTAAATAACGTAACAGAACTAGTGTTTAAGGCTGTAGTCGATTTGGGGGGGTTGAAGTGCTGTACATACATGTATGTTTGGGAGGGTTGTAATTTGCTAGGTTCAGTGCTCGAAATGGGAAAAAGTTCTGGTACTCACTTGACATTGATAATTAGAGGTTGTAAAACCCATATGGATAGTTTCCCGGCCATGCCTTTTCCTATTTTCAGACtgaaatgcatgtttgatctgCCCTAATTTGAGAACATCTTACACTGAAACATCTTAATGTATGGCAGTGCCACTTAAATGTCCAAATATAACCAAGACCTATTACTGGATTATTccaaaccctgtctgggaagcTGCCCCATAGAGATTTAAAACCCTTTCAAATGCAGATTGACCACCCTTTATTTAGCTGCATGAGACCAGCAGTTTAGTACGGCATAAATAGAGTAGCTTTTAAAGAATCTAATAAAAGTGGTGCAGGTGTGAATAAGATTAACTaaaagataaacacaaaaaaactttaGATTTATAAACAACAGCAGTAAACACTGCTCAGTCAAGAcatgtacattaattttactGTCAACTAGTTTatgcagattttattttataaacttgATCATGTTTTCTGTGATTTTAGACTGTATTTAATGTGTTGATAACAGTCGAAAGGTTGAAACAGTGCAAAAGTAGAAAAGCAGATGATGATGCGTGAGCACGAATGGTTTCATTTGCCTTTGCACAAAACTGGAATCTCGCTCTCAGATACTGAATTTATATGCAGGGAGTGTTCATGGAGTTGTAGTTTGGTAGTGTCCCCCAATATTCAAATTTGTCAAATACAACCCCCCCAATATTTCAACATGAAAACCACAGTAGACCAAATGAAAAGTGAATTTTGATCCTAATAAAATATgagttaagacaaaaaatatcccCCCTCCATTGAACCCAATTGGTGACGCCAAACAAATGcctcactttttttttttaccaaaacaaCGCAAGTGGTATTTGAATGGAAGAGTACGGGTAATGTTAGCACCAAAAATTGAgcgtttggttccaaaacgtgataaacACCAAAATCAAtataatttcaatattttttcatttactttgtacttcatgatcaacaaacaaacaaaaacaaaataaaacttttgatggcattgataaacctgtgatggttttctgagGCGGGAAAGAATCGTAAGCCACTCGGGCGACgaaaaaatgccggctgttgcttgttctcccaacaccatcaagcttctgtcatgctaacacattgaccccaggggatcttatgaaaaactttacattattttactccaagtcaacgaaaatcgagccggaccaaaacattttacagctgatcactgtcaaaaaagttcagcgacgacgcagcaatgacagtgttcttaatatgacaaagtaaggttgttttgattaatgccattaatgttttttttaatcagtgtataccactagtcaactaaatgaatataacatgaaaaagatgaatgcacatttatatattaatttaatagatttatagcattttgaaaaaaaaacctttttaaacttttttagatttattgcattttgcgagatttaaaaaaaaaaaaaatctttgaaaatcaaattcaaatttgtaatgttattataacctaaagattctatgtgaaagtttgtaaccgaaaataatggttttcatcttgtcactttcttggtatagaaaacacgtttttaccgaaattaataaaaatttatttattgcgttttggaaacaaactcttcatatataactTCAAAGAAGGTcggtaaaaaaatcaaaactgagAGAGGTATGAGAATATTGTGTAATTGCCAAGTACACTCCCCACATATTTTAGCTATCTTAGCTAATGTCATCcattatagatagatagatagatagatagatagatatatatgattcaataacacaacacataaacatatattttttacataaaaaaacaggCAGCATACCAACGTATAACCCCCTTCCAATGTTCAAACCAAATCTACGCCCTTGACCGTAACGCATGAAAAAGTGCAGGTATGCTAAAGATTAAAAAATAGATAAGAGCCGGTAACTCGTATCAGTGAGTACCGGCCCACTTCAAGCACTGGCTGGGTCCCCATCCCTCCCTCTGCTTAATTACAAATCCCACACATTCATCAGTAATGATTGGTAGGCACGGGTAAAATGTTGAGTAAGACACTGGAATAAGCATTTTACTGTGCTGATCCAAGCTTTAGGAAAGGGCTTGTAGACATGATTTATAGTAAACTAAGCATTTCTTCTTTTTCTATTTACTTCTTTTAGGTCC
Above is a window of Paramisgurnus dabryanus chromosome 13, PD_genome_1.1, whole genome shotgun sequence DNA encoding:
- the LOC135789222 gene encoding uncharacterized protein isoform X2, whose amino-acid sequence is MGLWMLVWFLFMLSHMLVFVHGGISVQFKTGGPLYVALGETLVLEAVFIKNPEDKIDIVTWERERGNVNVRITVNADKISLEKEKDKALLRIKNLSQEDMGTYKVTVTDSNGLQKQASIEVRKMDDPPKASVVLECNVDTIRVIQWDVPQFSWLVDGVPVINQTALLSNGSKLDISKVPGYNYTCVIRSSLGTSVASYLTLKHTEDGFS
- the LOC135789220 gene encoding uncharacterized protein, yielding MNILLHPAVVFILTGLALVVVCLDPVPIQFVKNPVLVASGNNAIFTIQTASDASLIRWITPGNITLAMWTNGLPVLLQVPGYQGRISVTATQLTITNSQLSDSGTYSVSVEPSASSGLGVNTQSIQLKVLDAVNGVTLSLPGVPQEGKNMSLLCKWSAGTDVNVLWGKGGGALSSDTRITINGGSLVISPASRDDSGQYTCTVNNSVSARTASSSLSVYYGPDAPQLNKTSSACVGGGDATVGQTVHLTCTSASLPPASFSWELNGQPVTAGQSGTGVLDLQIYSTSQGGRYTCTARNDITGATSAQQIDVLIVGTCLSGGAVAGIVIACFVALLIIIIVIIVLLRQRKVDQRVKEAFELQKANQNNGHMVSVPPLHNNNNPPVNGNLNNSSSQNQQIFTSLPNNSNGNIHATAQNGLGNTNPLRHNGHLSTDAFQHNLSALSNNGYPYPNNSRSNPQPAQQNPNILIQTGNSQPGAPVPTVHVNLNTLPNTDQHISAQPHTVNVNLNTYPQEASHPSHQHADQRESTTQRQNTNPDHLNPSQGGSPRSDNTAQTGVDDALNRSHQPSGLIQTSYSHPSNRTDTRRRPDNSQSSKEEPPRRSNPTQMPWDLWRGTPAYPNPQNDNSDSGGSSERRPRSPRDARGARSGQRHRVAEPPNPQVDSSDSGGSLERRPRSPRDARGARSGQRHRVAEPPSGVTQTAPATRGRDPQRSVAPNHSQIGPDVQNIIQSQNQTAPRQAVTQARLPQSQNFPQNLPQEATILYHTETHDRPRTQATHPQAQTGARANHTQTMPQPSSPLTQEALRQHTIQTENPFINQNQQTQAVLQTENPFINQNQQTQAVLQNPGAPSKPSQPTQKLNKAGKKPPTPPPVLQPAEFQALPRERVHQTRNLQPVHVVRQPVHMPQPHRSPNMHRQTRVWHTSPQRMPGMPPGMHPGMHPGMHPAMHPGMHPGMHPAMHGQPAHVRQVHRGKPRH
- the LOC135789222 gene encoding uncharacterized protein isoform X1, coding for MGLWMLVWFLFMLSHMLVFVHGGISVQFKTGGPLYVALGETLVLEAVFIKNPEDKIDIVTWERERGNVNVRITVNADKISLEKEKDKALLRIKNLSQEDMGTYKVTVTDSNGLQKQASIEVRKMDDPPKASVVLECNVDTIRVIQWDVPQFSWLVDGVPVINQTALLSNGSKLDISKVPGYNYTCVIRSSLGTSVASYLTLKHTEESKACHSSYSGLITVGILLALDGFS